A genomic region of Mesobacillus jeotgali contains the following coding sequences:
- a CDS encoding PAS domain S-box protein, whose protein sequence is MSSANIADEIKALKEKIAALERENSSLIEWKNKHQRTATDCSVQMVPADGPIKSFDKRFIEDDGLLKNLFLETLDGIVFWGKCGRIIAANEATCKIFGLTHEELLKHKISDFIYQKDEKYSEMKQIINEKGALRDEAFFLLPNGETRLLEFTVKLNAGDGYHMTIVRDASERYHMEQKLRKS, encoded by the coding sequence GTGAGTAGTGCTAACATAGCAGATGAGATTAAGGCACTGAAAGAGAAAATAGCCGCTTTAGAACGAGAAAATTCCTCTTTAATAGAGTGGAAGAATAAGCATCAGCGGACAGCCACTGACTGTTCTGTTCAAATGGTCCCAGCTGACGGTCCAATAAAAAGTTTTGATAAAAGATTTATTGAAGACGATGGTTTGTTAAAAAACTTATTCCTCGAAACATTGGATGGGATTGTGTTTTGGGGCAAGTGTGGACGAATCATTGCTGCTAACGAAGCAACCTGCAAGATTTTCGGACTCACTCATGAAGAGTTGTTAAAGCATAAAATTTCGGACTTCATTTATCAAAAAGATGAGAAATATAGCGAGATGAAACAAATTATCAATGAAAAAGGCGCGCTGCGGGATGAAGCGTTTTTTCTGCTGCCAAATGGAGAAACGAGACTGCTGGAATTTACTGTTAAGCTCAATGCGGGCGACGGCTATCATATGACTATTGTTCGGGACGCAAGTGAGCGTTACCATATGGAACAAAAGCTTCGGAAAAGCTAG